The Chaetodon trifascialis isolate fChaTrf1 chromosome 17, fChaTrf1.hap1, whole genome shotgun sequence genome has a segment encoding these proteins:
- the psmb13a gene encoding proteasome 20S subunit beta 13a yields the protein MALSNVLQTPAAGFNFDNAARNAALEGLFEGGQTPKPLKTGTTIAGVVFKDGVVLGADTRATSSEVVADKMCSKIHYIAPNIYCCGAGTAADTEKTTELLSSNLTIFSLNSGRNPRVVMAINILQDMLYRYHGQIGASLILGGVDCTGNHLYTVGPYGSVTKVPYLAMGSGDLAALGILEDGYKPDLELEKAKELVRVAIHAGIMSDLGSGNNIDICVITRQGVDYIRPYQESEYRDNRKMKYKYRPGTTPVLTEKVVPLKLEVVQETVQQMDTA from the exons ATGGCGCTATCAAATGTCCTCCAAACTCCTGCTGCCGGCTTTAATTTCGACAACGCAGCGAG GAATGCTGCGTTAGAGGGTCTTTTTGAAGGAGGGCAGACGCCCAAACCTCTGAAAACAGGCACCACGATAGCAGGAGTTGTGTTCAAG GATGGGGTGGTGCTGGGAGCAGACACAAGAGCCACCTCCAGTGAAGTGGTGGCAGACAAGATGTGCTCCAAGATCCATTACATCGCTCCAAATATATA TTGTTGTGGTGCAGGTACAGCAGCAGATACAGAGAAGACCACagagctcctctcctccaacCTCACCATCTTCTCTCTGAACAGTGGGAGGAACCCTCGTGTCGTCATGGCCATCAACATACTGCAGGACATGCTGTACAG GTATCACGGCCAGATTGGTGCCAGTCTTATACTGGGAGGAGTGGATTGCACTGGGAACCACCTGTACACAGTGGGGCCATATGGGAGCGTTACTAAGGTGCCTTACCTTGCGATGG GCTCTGGTGATCTGGCTGCTCTTGGGATCCTAGAGGACGGGTACAAACCCGACCTGGAG CTGGAGAAGGCGAAGGAGCTGGTGCGTGTTGCCATCCACGCGGGCATCATGAGTGACCTCGGCTCAGGCAACAACATCGATATCTGCGTCATCACCAGACAAGGAGTGGACTACATCAGACCCTACCAGGAGTCGGAGTACAGAGACAACAG gaaaatgaaatacaaataccGTCCAGGCACGACACCGGTCCTCACAGAGAAAGTAGTCCCCTTAAAGCTGGAGGTTGTACAGGAGACCGTGCAGCAGATGGACACAGCCTGA